The following nucleotide sequence is from Streptomyces sp. NBC_00239.
TGTCAGCGGCGCGGGGTCCGCGGCCCCGTGCCCGGATGCGGTGGGGATCACTGTGCCGCCCGCCCGCTCTGTTCGGCGACGAAGGCCGCCAGCCGGTCCAGGCCGTCCTCGATCTCGTCGTGCGACAGATGGCTGAAGGACAGCCGTATCCGGCGGCGCGGCTCGTCATCGCCGTAGAAATGGTGCATCGGGGTGAAGAGCACCCGGTGGGTTCGGGCGCAGTGCTCCAGCAGACGGTCATCCGCTGCGAAGGGAAGGGTGAGGCACAGGAAGAAGCCCCCCGTGGGGGTGTTCCAGCGCACCGGAGGGTCCGTGCCCGGGGGGAACCGGGCCGTGAGCCCGGCGAGCACCGCGTGCAGGTTCCCGCGGTACACCTCGGCTTCCCGGACGTTGGCGCGGCGCATGCTGCACCCGTGCTCCAGCAGCTTCCCGCCGATGACCGCCTGCGCGAGCGGGGAGGTGTTGACGCTCAGCACACTTTTGATCTTCGCCAGCTCGTCGGCCAGCACGGTCGTGCCGCCGTCCGGCCCCGCCACCCGCTGGTCGGCGACGGCGAACCCGACCCGTGCTCCCGGCACTCCGGACTTGGCGTAGGACCCCAGGTAGACGACGCTGCGCCGGCGGTCCAGCGCCTTCAGCGTCGGGAGCCGCTCCGCGTCGCCGTGGAAGATCCCGTACGGGTTGTCCTCCAGGAGCAGGAAGTCCAGTTCCGACGCCAGCCGCAGCAGGGTCCGCCGCGCCTCCAGGTCGAGGCTGACCCCGGTGGGGTTGGTGAAGTCGGGGGTCAGATAGCAGGCGCGCGGCCGCAGCCCACGGCCCCGGGCGCGCTCCACGACCGACCTCAGATCGTCGAAGTCGACACCGCCCGGGGCCGACTTGACCGGCAACAGCGCCATGTCGGCCAGCTGCGCGGCCCCGTAGGCACCGATGTAGGTGGGCGGTACGACGAGCAGGGCGTCCCGGTCCGTGCTGCGCAGGGCGCGCAGTGTGAGGTACAGGGCCTCCTGGCAGCCGACCGTGACCACGATGGATTCGGGGTCGACGGTGATGTCCTCGTCCACGAGGAGGTTCCGGGCGATCAGCTCGTGGATGATCCCCTTGGTCCTCCCGTACTGCAGGAGGGTGCGCAGGACGCGGGTCTCGTCGGATCCGGTCGTGGTCAGCAGGTGCTCGCGGTACGTCTCCAGGTGGCGGTGCACCGCGTCGAGGTCGAAGAAGCCCTCGTAGGGGCGCCCCGCCGCGAAGGAGATCGCATCGGGGTACCGGTGCGCGACCTCGTTGAGGAAGTTCATGGACTCGCTGATGGGCGACCGCAGGGAGCCGTGCAGCTCCGTCAGGTCCAGCTCTGCCGCGTCCGCTTTCAACGCCGGCCCCCCGACTCCGCCGTCGGTGTGCCCTGCGCGGGCGCTACCACGGGCGTCGCGCCGGCGAGTCGGCGTGCCAGGGCGGCCGCGGTACGGTCCTCGAACACCTCTTTGACCTCCATGGTGACGCCGTAGGTGGCGCGTACCCGGTTCGTCAGCCGGATCGCCAGCAGGGAGTTTCCGCCCAGCTCGAAGAAGTCCTGGTCGACGCCGATCTCGGGCAGGTCCAGGACCTCGGCGAACAGCCCGCACAGCAGTTCCTCTCCGGCGGTACGGGCCGCCCGGGGGGAGCCGGCGGCGGTCCCCTGGTAGTCGGGAGCCGGAAGCGCCGGGCGGTCGAGGGTGCCCTGCTCGGTCAGCGGGATGGTGTCGAGGAACACGAATGCCGACGGCACCATGTGGTCCGGCAGTTGACCGCTCAGATGGCTCCGCACGGCCGCCACGTCGAGCGTGGTGGTGTCGTCCGTGGGGACGAGGTAGCCGACCAGGGTGCGCTCCCCCGGGCGGTCCTCCCGCACGGCGACCACCGCCTGCTTCACGCCGGGCGTGGCCATCACGGTTGCCGCGACCTCGCAGGGCGCGATCGCGTGGCCGCCGATCTTCACCTTGCTGCGCCAGCGGCTGGGTCCCAGCGGGGGCCGGACCGGCTTGCCCACTCCGAGGAGCTGGGCCAGTTGCGCGACGGTGGGAGCCCGGGACAGCAGCTCGGGCCGCATGCCGGTGCGCAGCTCCGTCCCCAGTTCGGCCTGGATCCTCCGTACCAGCTCCGCCACCGAATCCGGGCTCCCGCCCAGGTCGAAGAAGTCGTGGTCGATGCCCACGGCCGGGCGGTGCAGCACCTCGGAGAACAGCGCGCACAGGGTCTGCTCGCCCGGTGTCCTCGCAGGACGGTTCGCGACCGCGGTGAAGTCGGGGGCGGGCAGCCGGTGACGGCAGAGCTTGCCGTTGGGGACGAGCGGGAAAGCCTCCATTTCCACCAGCGCGGACGGAACCGCGTACTCCGGCAGCCGGTCGCGGACGTACGTCTTCACCTCGACCGGATCGACGGCCGCGCCGCGGTGCGGCACCAGGTAGCCGACCAGGCGGAGCTCTCCGCTCCGGGCCTCCCGGGCGTCCACGAAGGCCTGTCGTACTCCGGGCGCTCGGGTCAGCGCGGCCTCGACCGCGGCGGTATCGATGCGGAACCCGCGGATCTTCACCTTGTCCTCCCTCTGTTTCATGTGCCGGGCCGACCGCGCCGGTTGCGACCGGCGGCGGTGCGGATGCGATGGATCAGTCGGCCGGGTGCCGACGTGGGGGCGGGTGTCGGCTCGGGGCCGTCACCGATCGGGGCCGGCCGCGCGGGGCCCTGCGGTGGCAGCCTGTCCGGGGCCGGGGGCAGCGCGGCCCGGTCGAGTTTGCCGTTGGCGGTCAGCGGGAGTGCGTCGAGCACGACCAGCGCCGACGGCACCATGTACGCGGGCAGTCGGCCGGTCAGGCCGCGCGCCACCGCGGCCGTGTCCGGCGCCGGGTCGCCCTGCGGAACGATGTAGCCGATCAGCCGCTTGTTCCCGTGGCGGTCCTCGCTGACGGTCACGGTGGCCTCGCGCACACCCGGTGCGTCGGCCAGGGCGGCCTCCACCTCACCGATCTCGATGCGGTATCCGCTGATCTTGACCTGGTCGTCCATCCTGCCGAGAAAGACCAGTTCGCCCTCGTGCGACCAGCGCACCAGGTCACCGGTGCGGTACATGCGCTCGCCCGGTTTGCCGAAGGGGTTCGCGACGAACCGCTCGGCCGTCAGGTCGCTGCGGCCGCGGTAGCCGCGGGCCGTGCCCGCACCGGCGACGCACAGTTCCCCCGCCACGCCCGGTGGCACCGGTCGCCGCCATGCGTCGACGACGTACAGGCGGGTGTCGTCCAACGGGCGGCCGAGCGGCACCGTCGAGCCGATCCGGTCCCCGGCCCGCCAGGGTCGTTGGGTGACGCACAGCGTCATCTCGGTCGGACCGTACGTGGTTCTGACCACGGTCTCCGGGCAGGCGTCGAGCACGCGTGAGACGGAGGCGGGAGAGATCACGTCCCCGCCCGTGGTCACCTCCGCCAGGCCCCGGAACGCCTCCGGGGCGTCCTCCGCGATCACCCGGAACAGGCCGGCGGTCAGGCTCAGCCGGGTGATGCCGTGCTGCTCGACGAGGTCCTGCAGGCGGGCGGCGTTCAGCCCGCCGGGCGGGGCGACCACCACGCGGCCGCCTGCCAGCAGGGGCGCCCAGATCTCGTAGGTGGAGCCGTCGAAGGCGTGCGGAGCCTGGAACAGGATCCGGTCGGTGCGGTCCACCTCCCAGCACGGGTCGAGCGCCAGGCCCACCACGTCCTCGTGGGTGATCTCGATCCCCTTCGGCACTCCGGTCGACCCGGACGTGTACATCACATAGGCGAGGTCCCCGGGGCGCACGGCGGGCCGGGCGGCCGGCTCCCCGGCCTCCGCCCGGGCACCGGTCGGGCCGGGCTCGACCAGAACGATGCGCCGGCCGGCCCGCTCCTGCTCGGCCACGAGGTCGTGTCCGGCCAGCGCCCGGTCGACGAGCAGGACCTCGGGCGTGCTCTGCGCGAGGGTGAGCGCCAGATGGGCGGGAGGGTGTGCGGTGTGCAGCGGCAGGTACGCGCCTCCTGCCTTGAGCACCCCCAGGAAGGCGGCCACGACGTCCGTCGAGCGCTCCATCAGGATCGGCACCACCGAACCGGGGCCCACTCCGGCACCGGCGAGGACGTCGGCCAACCGGTCGGCGTACGCGTCCAGTTGCCGGTACGTCAGCGCCGTGTCGGCTGCTTCGACCGCGATCTCGTCGGGGCGCGCGGCGACCTGCCGGGCGAACACGGAGACCACGGTGCCCGGCACGGTGGCGGCGACGGTCTCGTTCCAGTCCACGAGGACGTGCCGACGCTCTTCGGGCGACAGGAGGTCGAACTCGCCGACCCGCCGGTGCTCTTCGGCCACGGCCTGCTCCAGCACGCGGATCACCCGCTCCCCCAGCGCACGGGCCGTGTCCTGGTCGAACAGGTCGACGGCGTAGCGCACCAGCAGGCTCAGACCGCCCGCGTCGTCCCCGTCCGACGGCTGGTCGTCGACCTGGAATCCCAGGTCCACCTTGGCCACCTGGGAGCGGGTGGGTGTGGGAGTGCACCGCAGGCCCGGCAGACCGAGGTCGCCTCCGCTGTCCCCCGCCCAGGACAGCACGACCTGGAACAGCGGATTGCGGGACAGCGTACGTACCGGCCGGAGGGCTTCCACCAGGCGGTCGAACGGGAGGTCCGCGTGGTCGTAGGCGGCCAGGTTGGTGTCCCGGATCCTGGCGAGCAGCTCGGTGAAGGCCGGGTCGCCCGATGTATCGGCGCGCAGGACCAGGGTGTTGGAGAAGTAGCCGACCAGATCGCGCAGTGACTCGTCGGCGCGTCCCGCGGCGACGGTGCCCAGCGGGAGGTCCGTGCCGGCGCCCAGCCGCGTCAGCGTCACCGCGATTGCGGCCTGCACCACCATGAACGCGGTGGCGCCGTGCCGCCGCGCCAGTTCCCGCATGCCCTGGTGCGTGGCGGCGGTGATCGCGAGTTCGAGTGCGTCGCCGCGGTGCGAGGCGCGGTCCGGACGGGGCCGGTCGGCGGGCAGGTTGAGCTCGTCGGGGCTGCCCGCCAAGGTCTCGCGCCAGTAGGCGAGTTGGCGTGCGGCCTCGCTGTCGGGTTCCGATTCCTCGCCCAGCAGTTCCCGCTGCCACAGCGTGTAGTCCCCGTACTGCACCGGCAGCGGCTCCCAGTCGGGAGCCCGGCCCTCGCGGCGCGCGGCGTAGGCCTGGGACAGGTCGCGGTGGAGCGGCCGTATGGACGAACCGTCCATGGCGATGTGGTGCACGACCATCACCAGCGTGTAGGTGTCGGCTCCGTACTCGATGAGGTGCCACCGGATGGGGACGTCCCGGGCCAGCCGGAAGGGACGGCCGCTCTCGGCGGCCACCACGGCGGCCACCTCGTCGGGGGCGCAGCGGGTGACCCGCACGTCCGCTCCCGCTTCCTCGGGGGACAGGACGCGTTGCACCGGCTCGCCGTCGTGCTCGTCGAACACCGTGCGCAGGCTTTCGTGGCGGGCGACGAGATCGCGCGCCGCCGCACGGAGGGCCGCCTGGTCGAGTTCGCCCTCGATCCGGGTGACCATGGGGTCGTTCCAGACCGCGCCGGCGCCTTCGAGCTGGTCCAGGAACCACAGGCGCCACTGCCCCGGTGACAGCGGCAGGTGCTCGGGGCGGGGGGTGAACGGCTTGAGCTCGGGGCGCTTGCGGACGGTTCCGTCTCCCAGCCGTCCGGCCAGGGCCGCCACGGTGGTCGCTTCGAACAGCGCCCGCACGTCGACCTCGGCGTCCAGTACGGTCCTGATGCGGTTGATCAGGCGCATGGCGAGCAGCGAGTGACCGCCCAGCGCGAAGAAGTCGTCGTCGATTCCCACGTCGGGCAGGCCGAGGGTCTCGGCGAACAGCCCTTGCAGGATCTGCTCCCGCGTGGTCCTCGCCCCTCGCCCGCCCGTCGGTCGCGGTGCCGGGGCGGAGGGCTCGGGCAGCGCGGCCCGGTCCAGCTTGCCGTTGGCCGTCAGCGGCAGCGCCTCGACCACCGTCAGGACCGTGGGGACCATGTAGCCCGGCAGCCGGGCGGCGACATGGCGTCGTACGTCGGCGACATCGGGTGCGGCGCCGGGCTGGGGTACGAGGTAGCCCGCCAGCCGCCGGTCTCCGGGACCGGCGTCCCATACCGTGACCGCGGCCTGGCGGACGCCGGGCGCCCCGGCCAGGGCCGCCTCGACCTCGCCCGTCTCCACACGGAATCCACGGATCTTGATCTGCTGGTCGTTGCGCGCGAGGTATTCGAGCCGGCCGTCTCCGCGGGTGCGGACGATGTCGCCGGTCCGGTACATCGTGCGATCCGGGCCCAGGAGGTCGGGACGGCCGCGGGGGCCGGGGACGAACCGCTCCTCGGTGAGTTCGGGCCTGCCGAGGTATCCGGCGGTGACCCCGGCACCCATGATGTACAGCTCTCCCGGCACGCCGACCGGTGTCCGGCGCCCGTACCGGTCGAGAACCCTCACGGCGGTTCCGGCGATGGGGCGCCCGATGGTGACGGCACCGTCCGGGTCGAGGACATCGGTGGTGGACCAGACGGTCGTCTCGGTCGGTCCGTACATGTTCCGCAGTTCCGCGCCGGTGTGCCGGGCCAGCTCCCGTACCAGTTCGGCGTCCAGCGGCTCGCCTCCGAGCAGGATGCGGCGCAGCGACCGCAGGGCCCCGGGGGCGGGTTCGTCGAGCAGGGTGCGCGCTCGCGAGGGGGTGCACTGGAGGTGGGTGATCCCGTGGGTGTCGATCAGGCTCGTCAGCGGGGTCTCGAAGGTGCTCGGGGCAGTGGTCGCGGCGGGGGTGGTGACGGGATGCCGCCCGGCGGCGCGGCGCAGTTCGTCCAGCCGGGACAGCCCGGTGAGGGCGGCCTCGGCGGGGATCCCGAAGTCCAGCAGGCAGGCGATCTCGTCCACGCCCATCGCGCCGAGCCGTCGCACCAGGGGCAGGCACTGGTCGACGGTGCCGATCAGCGAGCCCTCGCCCAGATAGCGGGAGCAGGCGTGGTCGAGCAGGGCCTCCTCGTCCTCGGGGGTGAAATCGGCGGCCTTGACGTCCATGCCGAGCCCGCGGGCCAGGTTCGCGATCAGCCCGACCGAAGACCGCAGGTAGGCGCGGAACGGCTGCCACGCGACCGCGCGCACGTCGTCCGCGTCGGCCCCCACGTAGGTGTGCAGCATCACGGTGACGTGCGGGTCACCCGGGTGCCCGGCCTGCTTCCAGGCCGCCCGGTACTCTGCGATCCGCTGCGCGAGCGTGTCCGTGTCCTGGCCGAGCAGATGGGTCAGCAGTCCTGCCCCGGCCTCACCGGCCCGTCGGCAGGTGTCCGGGCTGCCGGAGGACGTGAGCCAGTACGGCAGTTCGGCCTGGACGGGAGTGGGCAGCACCGCGGTGTCCAGGACGCGGCCGCCGGGCGCTTCGAACGCGACCTTCTCGCCGCGCCACAGCCTGCGCACCTGGTCCAGGCCCTCCAGGGTGCGGGCCTGGCGGTCGTCGTAGGCGTCCTTCGCCAGGACGAAGTCGTCGACGTGCCAGCCTGAGGCGAAGGAGAGCCCGACCCGGCCCGCGGAGAGGTTGTCGACCACCGCCCATTCCTCGGCGACGCGCACCGGGTGGTGCAGGGGCATGACCACGCTGCCGGCCCTGATCCCGATCCGCTCGGTGACCTGGGCGACAGCCGCGGCGAGGACCGAGGGGGCGGGATAGGAACCGCCGAAGGCGTGGAAGTGCCGCTCGGGGAGCCAGACGGCG
It contains:
- a CDS encoding non-ribosomal peptide synthetase — its product is MSATPDRPPGSGRQDRNDRLARLSPRQRALFEERVGGRGSAGREPGAPVPPRDRDAPAPLSPGQERLWFLEQLAPGHAMYNEYVALSLTGPLDVAALDTALRELTVRHEALRTVVAMAGQTPVQRVLEPAASVLRIVELDEDPAGGLDDAERELARHEAAAPFDLERGPLFRALLIRSGPRRALLVVVNHHMVGDAWSRSVLVDDLCAFYRPHPGLHPAPEPLALQYADWAAWQRDRTDDESLSASLAYWRRQLDGAPGLLDLATDRPRPPVRSYRGGQVRFTLDEALTAAVEETARAARATPFMVTLAAWQAVLMRHSGQEDVVVGVPTAGRDRPELEPLVGMFVNSVVLRTDLSGNPAFGDLIARVREGALGALAHAQVPFERIVRELQPERDLSHDPLYQVQFGYRNVPAHAFSLTGLTVEPVDLDNGTCRTDLGLELGLHGATTEGICEYSGDLFDEATVRGFTDTLVRVLRRGTADPGLPLSELLALTDAERDAIDAAGEGPPLPADAADIVETFAATVRNRPDDEALITVDGAERPVLTYRELDRLVDRVLRQLRAAGVGPGDRVGLCLRRGAELPAAMLAVLRAGAAYLPLDPDYPAARIQYVIDDAAPAVVVTHAATQGVVAGDVPQLDLDAAPERDGRAGPVEPAAPDPESAAYVIHTSGSTGEPKGVVVRRRNLTAFLAAMDETVGDDGERTSWLAVTSTSFDISVLELLWTLSRGHRVVLGPDGGAAPTHTGEPSAAPDFSLFYFASDTAETAAGPDRYRLLMDGARFADTHDFSAVWLPERHFHAFGGSYPAPSVLAAAVAQVTERIGIRAGSVVMPLHHPVRVAEEWAVVDNLSAGRVGLSFASGWHVDDFVLAKDAYDDRQARTLEGLDQVRRLWRGEKVAFEAPGGRVLDTAVLPTPVQAELPYWLTSSGSPDTCRRAGEAGAGLLTHLLGQDTDTLAQRIAEYRAAWKQAGHPGDPHVTVMLHTYVGADADDVRAVAWQPFRAYLRSSVGLIANLARGLGMDVKAADFTPEDEEALLDHACSRYLGEGSLIGTVDQCLPLVRRLGAMGVDEIACLLDFGIPAEAALTGLSRLDELRRAAGRHPVTTPAATTAPSTFETPLTSLIDTHGITHLQCTPSRARTLLDEPAPGALRSLRRILLGGEPLDAELVRELARHTGAELRNMYGPTETTVWSTTDVLDPDGAVTIGRPIAGTAVRVLDRYGRRTPVGVPGELYIMGAGVTAGYLGRPELTEERFVPGPRGRPDLLGPDRTMYRTGDIVRTRGDGRLEYLARNDQQIKIRGFRVETGEVEAALAGAPGVRQAAVTVWDAGPGDRRLAGYLVPQPGAAPDVADVRRHVAARLPGYMVPTVLTVVEALPLTANGKLDRAALPEPSAPAPRPTGGRGARTTREQILQGLFAETLGLPDVGIDDDFFALGGHSLLAMRLINRIRTVLDAEVDVRALFEATTVAALAGRLGDGTVRKRPELKPFTPRPEHLPLSPGQWRLWFLDQLEGAGAVWNDPMVTRIEGELDQAALRAAARDLVARHESLRTVFDEHDGEPVQRVLSPEEAGADVRVTRCAPDEVAAVVAAESGRPFRLARDVPIRWHLIEYGADTYTLVMVVHHIAMDGSSIRPLHRDLSQAYAARREGRAPDWEPLPVQYGDYTLWQRELLGEESEPDSEAARQLAYWRETLAGSPDELNLPADRPRPDRASHRGDALELAITAATHQGMRELARRHGATAFMVVQAAIAVTLTRLGAGTDLPLGTVAAGRADESLRDLVGYFSNTLVLRADTSGDPAFTELLARIRDTNLAAYDHADLPFDRLVEALRPVRTLSRNPLFQVVLSWAGDSGGDLGLPGLRCTPTPTRSQVAKVDLGFQVDDQPSDGDDAGGLSLLVRYAVDLFDQDTARALGERVIRVLEQAVAEEHRRVGEFDLLSPEERRHVLVDWNETVAATVPGTVVSVFARQVAARPDEIAVEAADTALTYRQLDAYADRLADVLAGAGVGPGSVVPILMERSTDVVAAFLGVLKAGGAYLPLHTAHPPAHLALTLAQSTPEVLLVDRALAGHDLVAEQERAGRRIVLVEPGPTGARAEAGEPAARPAVRPGDLAYVMYTSGSTGVPKGIEITHEDVVGLALDPCWEVDRTDRILFQAPHAFDGSTYEIWAPLLAGGRVVVAPPGGLNAARLQDLVEQHGITRLSLTAGLFRVIAEDAPEAFRGLAEVTTGGDVISPASVSRVLDACPETVVRTTYGPTEMTLCVTQRPWRAGDRIGSTVPLGRPLDDTRLYVVDAWRRPVPPGVAGELCVAGAGTARGYRGRSDLTAERFVANPFGKPGERMYRTGDLVRWSHEGELVFLGRMDDQVKISGYRIEIGEVEAALADAPGVREATVTVSEDRHGNKRLIGYIVPQGDPAPDTAAVARGLTGRLPAYMVPSALVVLDALPLTANGKLDRAALPPAPDRLPPQGPARPAPIGDGPEPTPAPTSAPGRLIHRIRTAAGRNRRGRPGT
- a CDS encoding phosphopantetheine-binding protein — translated: MKQREDKVKIRGFRIDTAAVEAALTRAPGVRQAFVDAREARSGELRLVGYLVPHRGAAVDPVEVKTYVRDRLPEYAVPSALVEMEAFPLVPNGKLCRHRLPAPDFTAVANRPARTPGEQTLCALFSEVLHRPAVGIDHDFFDLGGSPDSVAELVRRIQAELGTELRTGMRPELLSRAPTVAQLAQLLGVGKPVRPPLGPSRWRSKVKIGGHAIAPCEVAATVMATPGVKQAVVAVREDRPGERTLVGYLVPTDDTTTLDVAAVRSHLSGQLPDHMVPSAFVFLDTIPLTEQGTLDRPALPAPDYQGTAAGSPRAARTAGEELLCGLFAEVLDLPEIGVDQDFFELGGNSLLAIRLTNRVRATYGVTMEVKEVFEDRTAAALARRLAGATPVVAPAQGTPTAESGGRR
- a CDS encoding aminotransferase-like domain-containing protein, with amino-acid sequence MKADAAELDLTELHGSLRSPISESMNFLNEVAHRYPDAISFAAGRPYEGFFDLDAVHRHLETYREHLLTTTGSDETRVLRTLLQYGRTKGIIHELIARNLLVDEDITVDPESIVVTVGCQEALYLTLRALRSTDRDALLVVPPTYIGAYGAAQLADMALLPVKSAPGGVDFDDLRSVVERARGRGLRPRACYLTPDFTNPTGVSLDLEARRTLLRLASELDFLLLEDNPYGIFHGDAERLPTLKALDRRRSVVYLGSYAKSGVPGARVGFAVADQRVAGPDGGTTVLADELAKIKSVLSVNTSPLAQAVIGGKLLEHGCSMRRANVREAEVYRGNLHAVLAGLTARFPPGTDPPVRWNTPTGGFFLCLTLPFAADDRLLEHCARTHRVLFTPMHHFYGDDEPRRRIRLSFSHLSHDEIEDGLDRLAAFVAEQSGRAAQ